A genomic region of Persephonella marina EX-H1 contains the following coding sequences:
- the argC gene encoding N-acetyl-gamma-glutamyl-phosphate reductase — protein MKIAIAGASGYTGIELLRILSSYEDIEINQISSRRYSGKRLKDVFPFFSGRFSDLVFQEDIDIQSSDFFFLCLPHEPSVELVKRVYESGKKVVDLSAAYRIKDTKAYTEFYGFEHKYPELLFKAVYGLPELFRDDIKNASVVANPGCYPTASILGLYPAVKEGVIKGEIVINALSGISGAGREPKQQFHYPEAFGDSYPYKPLMHRHIPEMENVLKNVSGSDIKVRFTPHIIPVSRGMIATITFRTDLSKDQIVELYRLEYRYEPFIRFLTEPPHTKYVSGSNFCDIFVDKDERTGLAVVITAIDNLGKGASSQAIQNFNIMTGREETYNLLTGIVYP, from the coding sequence ATGAAAATAGCTATAGCAGGAGCCTCAGGTTATACAGGAATTGAACTTCTGAGAATTCTCTCATCATATGAAGATATAGAGATAAACCAGATCAGCTCAAGAAGATACTCAGGTAAGAGATTAAAGGATGTGTTTCCATTTTTCTCAGGAAGGTTCTCCGATCTCGTATTTCAGGAAGATATAGATATCCAGTCCTCTGACTTTTTCTTTCTCTGTCTTCCACATGAGCCTTCAGTTGAGCTTGTTAAAAGGGTTTATGAGAGCGGAAAAAAGGTTGTAGATCTTTCTGCAGCTTACAGAATAAAGGACACAAAAGCTTACACAGAATTTTACGGTTTTGAACATAAATACCCAGAACTGCTATTTAAGGCTGTTTACGGTCTCCCAGAACTTTTCAGGGATGATATCAAAAATGCCTCTGTTGTGGCAAATCCAGGATGTTACCCAACAGCATCCATCTTAGGTTTATACCCTGCTGTTAAGGAAGGTGTTATTAAGGGAGAGATAGTTATAAATGCACTTTCAGGAATATCAGGGGCTGGAAGGGAACCAAAACAGCAGTTTCATTATCCTGAGGCTTTTGGGGATTCTTACCCATATAAACCTTTAATGCACAGACATATACCTGAGATGGAAAATGTTTTAAAAAATGTATCAGGTTCTGACATAAAGGTGAGATTTACACCCCATATAATACCAGTATCAAGGGGTATGATAGCGACTATAACATTCAGGACGGATCTTTCAAAGGATCAGATTGTTGAGCTTTACAGACTTGAGTACAGGTATGAGCCATTTATAAGATTTTTAACTGAGCCACCACATACAAAGTATGTTTCAGGCTCTAACTTCTGTGACATATTTGTTGATAAAGATGAGAGAACAGGTCTTGCTGTTGTTATAACAGCCATTGATAATCTTGGAAAAGGGGCTTCATCACAGGCGATCCAGAACTTTAATATAATGACAGGAAGAGAAGAGACCTACAATCTTTTAACAGGGATAGTATATCCATGA
- the rfaE1 gene encoding D-glycero-beta-D-manno-heptose-7-phosphate kinase, translating to MIDRDRASEIVKRFPEKKILVVGDLILDRYLWGEVERISPEAPVPVVDVKRESLNLGGACNVAWNISELEGEVYIAGVVGDDINGEILVNMLSESGINPVVIRDRNRPTTEKTRIIAVSQQLMRIDREKKDRLSQTVQKRLISAIQDIIERIDAVIVSDYGKGVITRRLMDFLRKTGKPIFVDPKPSNFSLYRNITIMTPNRKEAYECVKKDRSLPIERIGSEIKRKLGIDQLLITLGSEGMALFEGESITKIPAKAKKVFDVTGAGDTVISVLTLSKVSGASWLEASSLANYAAGYVVGEIGTAAIDRDTLLSILP from the coding sequence ATGATAGACAGAGATAGAGCATCTGAGATAGTTAAAAGATTTCCTGAGAAAAAGATACTTGTAGTTGGGGATCTTATACTTGATAGATATCTCTGGGGAGAGGTTGAAAGAATTTCACCTGAAGCTCCCGTCCCTGTAGTTGATGTAAAAAGGGAGAGTCTGAATCTTGGAGGGGCCTGTAATGTTGCCTGGAATATATCTGAGCTTGAAGGTGAGGTATACATAGCAGGTGTCGTTGGTGATGATATAAATGGTGAGATACTTGTTAATATGCTTTCAGAAAGCGGGATAAACCCTGTTGTTATCAGGGACAGAAACAGACCTACAACAGAAAAAACAAGGATAATAGCTGTAAGCCAGCAGCTGATGAGAATAGACAGGGAGAAGAAGGACAGACTTTCACAGACTGTTCAGAAAAGGCTTATATCAGCCATACAGGATATTATTGAAAGGATAGATGCTGTTATTGTTTCAGACTACGGTAAAGGTGTGATAACAAGAAGACTGATGGACTTTTTAAGGAAGACTGGAAAACCCATCTTTGTTGATCCTAAACCTTCAAACTTCAGTCTTTACAGGAATATAACAATAATGACACCTAACAGGAAAGAGGCTTACGAGTGTGTTAAGAAGGACAGATCACTTCCTATTGAAAGGATAGGATCTGAGATAAAAAGAAAGTTGGGTATAGATCAGCTTCTTATAACGCTTGGTTCTGAGGGTATGGCACTTTTTGAAGGCGAGAGTATCACTAAAATACCTGCAAAGGCAAAAAAGGTTTTTGATGTAACAGGTGCAGGAGATACTGTGATATCTGTTCTCACACTGTCAAAGGTATCGGGAGCAAGCTGGCTTGAGGCATCATCTCTTGCGAACTACGCAGCCGGTTATGTTGTTGGTGAGATAGGGACGGCAGCTATAGACAGGGATACACTTTTATCAATCCTGCCCTGA
- the purS gene encoding phosphoribosylformylglycinamidine synthase subunit PurS: protein MLVKFYIKPRKGVLDPQGRAVAENLRSLGFSDVKDVKVGKYIEVYIEENDREKAIEKAKEMARKALVNEIIEDYEFEVVE, encoded by the coding sequence ATGCTTGTAAAGTTTTATATAAAACCGAGAAAAGGTGTTCTTGATCCTCAGGGAAGAGCTGTAGCTGAAAATCTCAGATCGCTTGGATTTTCAGATGTAAAGGATGTGAAAGTTGGAAAGTATATTGAGGTTTACATAGAAGAGAATGACAGGGAAAAGGCTATTGAAAAGGCGAAGGAGATGGCGAGAAAAGCCCTTGTAAATGAGATAATAGAAGATTACGAGTTTGAAGTTGTAGAATAG
- the purQ gene encoding phosphoribosylformylglycinamidine synthase I, whose amino-acid sequence MRFGVAVYPGSNCDYDTYTVIRDILKKDVEFIDYRRTDIDGFDCIVLPGGFSFGDYLRPGTLASHTPLTYALKEFADRGRYVIGICNGFQILTESHLLPGALMPNAHGKFVCKPQYLRVENSNTPFTNQCEEGQILKIPIAHHDGNYFVDQDTLKEMEDNDQIILRYCDEFGNITDEANPNGSLKNIAGICNKNKNVFGLMPHPERASESILGSEDGLYILKSIINSL is encoded by the coding sequence TTGAGATTTGGCGTTGCTGTATATCCAGGATCAAACTGCGATTACGATACATACACCGTAATAAGGGATATCCTTAAGAAGGATGTTGAGTTCATAGATTACAGAAGAACAGATATAGATGGTTTTGACTGTATAGTACTTCCAGGTGGATTTTCATTCGGAGATTACTTAAGGCCTGGAACGTTAGCATCTCACACACCATTAACTTACGCTCTTAAAGAGTTTGCAGATAGGGGAAGGTATGTTATAGGGATCTGTAACGGATTCCAGATACTCACTGAGTCACACCTTCTCCCTGGAGCTTTGATGCCAAATGCACACGGGAAGTTTGTGTGTAAACCACAGTATCTGAGGGTTGAAAACAGCAACACACCTTTTACAAACCAGTGTGAGGAAGGACAGATACTCAAGATACCTATAGCACACCACGACGGTAACTACTTCGTTGATCAGGACACACTTAAAGAGATGGAAGATAACGACCAGATAATACTCAGATACTGTGATGAGTTTGGAAATATAACTGATGAGGCGAACCCTAACGGCTCTTTAAAAAATATAGCAGGTATATGCAATAAGAATAAAAATGTTTTCGGTCTTATGCCTCATCCTGAGAGAGCATCAGAGAGCATACTTGGATCTGAGGACGGCCTTTATATACTTAAATCTATAATAAACTCTTTATAA
- a CDS encoding TlpA family protein disulfide reductase, with the protein MKGKAVSILIIFSVVLTLSFGKTAPDFSVKDENGKIVNRDDLKGKPTLLIFWGVLCHSCREEMPVLDRLYKKYGRDINFYAVVLGTKDLQKIKKVKKEWNFEIPVLIGNGDMMYKYKIIGTPMIIVLDRNTEIFRRLIGPQSEEKIEGIIKSLL; encoded by the coding sequence TTGAAAGGGAAAGCTGTAAGTATTCTTATCATATTTTCTGTTGTATTAACCCTATCATTTGGAAAAACAGCACCTGATTTTTCAGTAAAAGATGAGAACGGAAAAATCGTAAACAGGGATGATCTGAAGGGTAAACCAACTCTGCTTATATTCTGGGGAGTTCTCTGCCACAGCTGCAGAGAAGAGATGCCTGTTCTGGATAGACTTTATAAAAAGTATGGAAGAGATATAAACTTTTACGCCGTTGTTCTCGGGACAAAGGATTTACAAAAAATAAAAAAGGTTAAAAAAGAGTGGAACTTTGAGATTCCTGTCCTTATAGGAAACGGTGATATGATGTATAAATACAAGATTATAGGAACGCCTATGATCATAGTTCTTGACAGGAATACAGAAATATTCAGAAGGCTTATAGGCCCACAGTCTGAGGAAAAGATAGAAGGGATTATAAAGAGTTTATTATAG
- a CDS encoding deoxyguanosinetriphosphate triphosphohydrolase, translated as MNVREQLESFEYKFLHERASKSRDAKRKREERECDLRTKFQRDRDRILHSKAFRRLKHKTQVFLSPEGDHYRTRMTHTLEVAQIGRTIAKALRLNEDLVEAVSLGHDLGHTPFGHAGEFILKEGASYHHARQSLRVVDLLENEGMGLNLTDQVRDGILKHSKGKSPLISEGNMPSTLEGEIVRIADKIAYINHDIEDAIRAGLIQERDIPSEIRSVLGETKSERITTIIKSIINSTIDNDYRHIVMEDKVYKAMYTLREWLFENVYHAKPVVEELEKGKGIVKALYEYYLEHYYEIPYYEKYLQLWGEYDPKQASVDYVAGMTDRFALKTYEKIFIPKGWHIL; from the coding sequence ATGAATGTTAGAGAGCAGTTAGAGAGTTTTGAGTATAAGTTTTTACATGAGAGAGCCTCAAAAAGCAGAGATGCAAAGAGGAAGAGGGAGGAGAGAGAGTGTGATCTGAGAACTAAGTTCCAGAGAGACAGGGACAGGATACTCCACTCTAAGGCTTTCAGAAGGCTTAAACATAAAACACAGGTATTCCTATCCCCTGAAGGTGATCACTACAGAACAAGAATGACTCATACACTTGAGGTTGCACAGATAGGTAGAACTATAGCAAAGGCTTTAAGACTGAATGAGGATCTTGTTGAGGCTGTATCACTTGGTCACGATCTTGGGCATACGCCTTTTGGTCATGCTGGGGAGTTTATACTGAAGGAAGGAGCTTCTTATCACCACGCAAGGCAGAGCCTCAGGGTTGTTGATCTTCTTGAGAATGAAGGTATGGGTCTTAATCTTACAGATCAGGTAAGGGATGGAATACTTAAACACAGCAAAGGAAAGTCACCTTTAATATCTGAAGGTAATATGCCCTCAACACTTGAAGGAGAGATAGTAAGAATTGCAGATAAGATAGCTTACATAAACCACGATATAGAAGACGCGATAAGGGCAGGACTTATACAGGAAAGAGATATCCCCTCTGAGATAAGGTCTGTTCTCGGAGAGACAAAATCTGAAAGGATAACAACAATAATAAAAAGCATAATAAACTCAACTATTGATAATGATTACAGGCATATAGTTATGGAAGATAAAGTTTATAAGGCTATGTACACATTAAGGGAGTGGCTTTTTGAGAATGTTTACCATGCAAAACCTGTTGTTGAGGAGCTTGAGAAGGGAAAAGGGATAGTAAAGGCTCTTTACGAGTACTATCTTGAGCATTACTACGAGATACCCTACTATGAAAAGTATCTCCAGCTCTGGGGTGAGTACGATCCAAAGCAGGCATCTGTGGATTATGTTGCAGGAATGACAGACAGATTCGCACTTAAAACCTACGAGAAGATATTTATACCAAAAGGCTGGCATATACTCTAA
- a CDS encoding spore coat protein U domain-containing protein: protein MRYVITVLFIIFSFNISFAVVKGGHSTCTADIEDLPFGNYDPFEVSVKRVPALLTVRCSGHRPVTYTVKLLGGNSPDPTKRYLYSPSTDEKLYYNIFINGGCVFGDGTGGTCVISGTVQPKHHGGVQEVKHTVIGVIPPMQNVKAANDYRDALIIQIEY from the coding sequence ATGAGATACGTAATCACAGTGCTATTCATAATCTTTTCTTTCAATATATCTTTTGCTGTTGTAAAGGGCGGTCACTCAACTTGCACAGCAGATATAGAGGATCTGCCTTTTGGCAATTATGATCCATTTGAGGTAAGTGTAAAGAGAGTTCCAGCTCTTCTGACTGTCAGATGCTCAGGTCACAGGCCTGTAACCTACACAGTAAAACTCTTAGGTGGTAACAGTCCAGACCCAACAAAGAGATATCTATACTCTCCATCAACAGATGAAAAACTATATTACAACATATTTATTAACGGGGGATGTGTCTTCGGAGACGGTACAGGAGGAACATGCGTAATATCCGGAACTGTTCAGCCTAAACACCATGGGGGCGTTCAGGAGGTTAAACATACAGTTATTGGTGTTATCCCACCGATGCAGAATGTAAAAGCTGCAAATGATTACAGGGATGCTCTTATCATTCAGATAGAATATTAG